Proteins encoded together in one Kitasatospora albolonga window:
- a CDS encoding nucleotide pyrophosphatase, protein MSRSVSRRSVLATTAAAATVAAVGPLATATTAHAAPPTLPNGTSKDKVLVVGIDGLRHDVIAAASAPHLKGMMANGTYGTSLLYANPMAATSSGPGWSTISTGVWPDKHGVKDNSFAGKNYTRYPGFLARLAQVRPELSTYAAVDWKPLDTQGTVTAGADAKLVLDGDRDGYTGHDATIAADTESILRNQNPDVVFAYLGQVDIVGHNLGAAHARYRAAIDTVDGYLGRFLAAIRARPSYATERWTVIVATDHGHTNAGGHGGSSIEERRTFVLAQGPGIAAGATPGDTRLVDVAATVFKQLGITPDPAWGLDGRPIQERSTDPFETLRPALAGRADETGIPAGVLGWTHTAPSGWSVINSAMGTGGVAEWRGWAFATDEFWSRTQRDQSRELNVRSRGVFAVADSDEWDDKASSGRFDSTLVTPAYAVGGKSSVTLDYTTLYRPEGSQSARVLASWNGGTPAAVRTYTSEVISQPQSLSLSVPAGATNVSFRFHYTGSNNWYWVIDGVKISTS, encoded by the coding sequence GTGTCCCGATCCGTCTCCCGCCGCTCCGTGCTCGCCACCACCGCCGCCGCGGCCACCGTCGCCGCCGTCGGCCCCCTCGCCACCGCCACCACCGCCCACGCGGCCCCGCCCACGCTCCCCAACGGCACCAGCAAGGACAAGGTGCTCGTCGTCGGCATCGACGGGCTGCGCCACGACGTCATCGCCGCCGCGAGCGCCCCGCACCTCAAGGGGATGATGGCGAACGGCACGTACGGCACCTCGCTGCTGTACGCCAACCCGATGGCCGCCACCTCCTCCGGCCCCGGCTGGTCGACCATCTCCACCGGTGTCTGGCCCGACAAGCACGGCGTGAAGGACAACTCCTTCGCGGGCAAGAACTACACGCGCTACCCCGGCTTCCTCGCCCGCCTCGCCCAGGTGCGGCCCGAGCTCTCCACGTACGCCGCCGTCGACTGGAAGCCCCTGGACACCCAGGGCACCGTCACCGCGGGCGCCGACGCCAAGCTCGTCCTGGACGGCGACCGCGACGGCTACACCGGCCATGACGCCACCATCGCCGCCGACACCGAGTCGATCCTGCGGAACCAGAACCCGGACGTCGTCTTCGCCTACCTCGGCCAGGTCGACATCGTCGGCCACAACCTCGGCGCGGCCCACGCCCGGTACCGCGCCGCGATCGACACCGTCGACGGCTACCTGGGCCGGTTCCTCGCCGCGATCAGGGCCCGTCCCTCGTACGCCACCGAGCGGTGGACCGTCATCGTCGCCACCGACCACGGCCACACCAACGCCGGTGGCCACGGCGGCAGTTCCATCGAGGAGCGGCGCACCTTCGTCCTCGCCCAGGGCCCCGGCATCGCCGCCGGTGCCACCCCCGGGGACACCCGGCTCGTCGATGTCGCCGCCACCGTCTTCAAGCAGCTCGGCATCACACCCGACCCGGCCTGGGGCCTGGACGGCAGGCCCATCCAGGAGCGCTCCACCGACCCCTTCGAGACCCTGCGCCCGGCGCTCGCGGGCCGGGCCGACGAGACCGGCATCCCAGCCGGGGTCCTCGGCTGGACCCACACCGCGCCCAGCGGCTGGTCGGTCATCAACTCCGCGATGGGCACCGGGGGAGTGGCCGAGTGGCGCGGCTGGGCCTTCGCCACCGACGAGTTCTGGAGCCGCACCCAGCGCGACCAGTCCCGTGAGCTGAACGTCCGCTCGCGCGGCGTCTTCGCGGTCGCCGACTCCGACGAGTGGGACGACAAGGCGTCCTCGGGCCGGTTCGACTCGACGCTGGTCACCCCGGCGTACGCGGTCGGCGGCAAGTCCTCCGTGACGCTCGACTACACCACCCTCTACCGGCCGGAGGGCAGCCAGAGCGCCCGTGTCCTCGCCTCCTGGAACGGCGGAACCCCGGCCGCCGTCCGCACCTACACCTCCGAGGTCATCTCCCAGCCGCAGTCGCTCAGCCTGAGCGTCCCGGCCGGGGCGACCAACGTGAGCTTCCGGTTCCACTACACCGGCAGCAACAACTGGTACTGGGTGATCGACGGGGTCAAGATCAGCACCAGCTAA
- a CDS encoding haloacid dehalogenase, with amino-acid sequence MAQTAEARRLDLVVLDMAGTTVADGGLVEQAFSAAAERLGVRTGSAEHERQLAYVRATMGESKISVFRHLFGDEEKAQTANTAFEEAYGDLVDGGRIAPVPGAREAIERLTAEGRTTVLTTGFARTTQDAILTALGWQDLVPLTLCPADAGGRGRPYPDMVLAAFLRTGAVDDVRRTVVAGDTSYDMLSGVRSGAGIVAGVLTGAHDRGRLERSGATHVLGSIAELPDLIARAEA; translated from the coding sequence GTGGCGCAGACCGCGGAAGCCCGACGCCTCGACCTCGTCGTCCTCGACATGGCCGGTACCACCGTCGCCGACGGCGGCCTCGTGGAGCAGGCGTTCTCCGCCGCCGCCGAACGCCTCGGCGTACGGACCGGGTCCGCCGAGCACGAGCGCCAACTCGCCTACGTACGCGCCACCATGGGCGAGTCGAAGATCTCCGTCTTTCGCCATCTCTTCGGGGACGAGGAGAAGGCCCAGACCGCCAACACCGCCTTCGAGGAGGCGTACGGAGACCTGGTCGACGGGGGTCGTATCGCCCCGGTCCCCGGGGCGCGGGAAGCGATCGAGCGGCTCACCGCCGAAGGCCGTACCACCGTCCTGACCACCGGGTTCGCCCGTACCACCCAGGACGCCATCCTCACCGCCCTCGGCTGGCAGGACCTCGTCCCCCTCACCCTCTGCCCCGCCGACGCGGGCGGCCGGGGGCGCCCCTACCCGGACATGGTGCTGGCCGCCTTCCTGCGCACGGGGGCGGTGGACGACGTGCGCCGGACCGTGGTGGCGGGGGACACCTCGTACGACATGCTCAGCGGCGTACGGTCCGGCGCCGGGATCGTCGCGGGCGTCCTCACCGGGGCCCACGACCGGGGCCGGCTGGAGCGGTCCGGCGCCACCCACGTCCTCGGGTCCATCGCCGAACTGCCCGACCTCATCGCCCGGGCCGAGGCATGA
- a CDS encoding FAD-dependent oxidoreductase encodes MRVIVVGAGVVGTMHAWHAVSRGHEVVQIERESEARGASLRNFGQIWVSGRAGGEELETALRARELWEGIGRRVPGLGFRACGSLTPLRTPAEIAVAEAAVARPDAAARGYKLLAAEEARALNPALRGEFAAALWCERDAAVEPRTAQLALKAELLASGRYTYLGGREVRDVVGAASVRDDHGDIHTGDAVILATGAWLGGLVRELAGPGLPVRRVRLQMMQTDPLGEPLTTSVADADSFRYYPAYRGEALDALNAHQPQDPVATEHRMQLLMVQRTDGGLTIGDTHEYEHPFAFDTVEEPYEHLTRVVETFLGRPLPRIRHRWAGVYAQCTDTSRVVHRQQVADGVWLVTGPGGRGMTCSPAIAETTADQLSW; translated from the coding sequence GTGAGAGTCATCGTCGTAGGGGCCGGCGTGGTGGGAACCATGCACGCCTGGCACGCAGTCAGCCGCGGCCACGAGGTCGTACAGATCGAGCGCGAGAGCGAGGCGCGCGGGGCATCGCTCCGCAACTTCGGACAGATTTGGGTCAGCGGCCGGGCCGGTGGCGAGGAGCTGGAAACCGCCCTGCGAGCGCGGGAGTTGTGGGAGGGGATCGGGCGGCGGGTGCCGGGGCTCGGCTTCCGGGCCTGTGGTTCGCTGACCCCGCTGCGGACCCCCGCCGAAATCGCCGTCGCCGAGGCGGCGGTCGCCCGGCCCGACGCCGCCGCGCGTGGCTACAAGCTGCTCGCCGCCGAGGAGGCCCGCGCCCTCAACCCCGCTCTGCGCGGCGAGTTCGCCGCCGCCCTGTGGTGCGAGCGGGACGCGGCGGTCGAGCCGCGTACCGCCCAACTCGCCCTGAAGGCCGAGCTGCTGGCGTCCGGGCGGTACACGTACCTGGGGGGCCGTGAGGTCCGTGACGTCGTCGGGGCCGCCTCCGTGCGCGACGACCACGGTGACATCCACACCGGGGACGCCGTGATCCTCGCGACCGGGGCCTGGCTCGGCGGGCTCGTCCGTGAGCTGGCCGGGCCCGGGCTGCCCGTCCGTCGCGTCCGGCTCCAGATGATGCAGACCGACCCGCTCGGCGAGCCCCTCACCACCTCGGTCGCCGACGCCGACAGCTTCCGCTACTACCCGGCCTACCGCGGCGAGGCGCTCGACGCCCTCAACGCCCACCAGCCGCAGGACCCGGTCGCCACCGAGCACCGCATGCAACTCCTCATGGTGCAGCGGACCGACGGCGGGCTGACCATCGGGGACACCCACGAGTACGAGCACCCCTTCGCCTTCGACACCGTCGAGGAGCCGTACGAGCACCTCACCCGGGTCGTCGAGACCTTCCTCGGGCGGCCCCTGCCCCGCATCAGGCACCGCTGGGCGGGCGTCTACGCCCAGTGCACCGACACCTCACGCGTCGTCCACCGCCAGCAGGTGGCCGACGGGGTCTGGCTGGTGACCGGACCCGGCGGGCGCGGCATGACGTGCTCGCCCGCCATCGCCGAAACGACCGCCGACCAACTGAGCTGGTGA
- a CDS encoding GntR family transcriptional regulator gives MDYPNDQAPGAPIRSGIPEHGRIPKYYAVKAQISLLIDELGEGGLLPTERDLALRHEVSRETVRQALRELLLEGRLRRQGRGTVVAGPKLEQPLSLASYTEGVRRQGRRPGRHLIGLERFPCPEALAAEIGAVRGEPVWHLERVLLADDERVGLESTYVSVARLPRLDTEFDPDSSFYAYLRDRLGIAFGDADERIETVLATPREALLIGTPPALPMLLLHRLSRDTEGRPLERVRTLFRGDRFSFTTHLGGGDGTTRRGGGDEGR, from the coding sequence GTGGACTACCCGAACGACCAGGCACCTGGCGCACCGATCCGCTCCGGCATCCCGGAGCACGGCCGCATCCCCAAGTACTACGCGGTCAAGGCGCAGATCTCGCTGCTCATCGATGAGTTGGGCGAGGGCGGGCTCCTGCCCACCGAGCGGGACCTCGCCCTGCGCCACGAGGTGTCGCGCGAGACCGTCCGGCAGGCGCTGCGCGAACTGCTGCTGGAGGGGCGGCTGAGGAGGCAGGGGCGCGGCACCGTCGTCGCCGGACCCAAGCTGGAGCAGCCGCTCTCGCTCGCCAGCTACACCGAGGGGGTCCGGCGCCAGGGCAGACGGCCGGGCCGCCACCTCATCGGGCTGGAGCGCTTCCCCTGCCCCGAGGCGCTCGCCGCCGAGATCGGGGCGGTCCGGGGCGAACCGGTCTGGCACCTGGAGCGCGTGCTCCTCGCCGACGACGAGCGGGTCGGGCTGGAGAGCACGTACGTCAGCGTGGCCCGACTCCCGCGCCTGGATACGGAGTTCGACCCGGACTCCTCCTTCTATGCCTACCTCCGCGACCGGCTCGGCATCGCGTTCGGGGACGCCGACGAGCGCATCGAGACCGTGCTCGCCACCCCCCGCGAGGCCCTCCTCATCGGCACCCCGCCCGCCCTCCCGATGCTCCTGCTCCACCGCCTCTCCCGGGACACGGAGGGGCGTCCGCTGGAGCGGGTGCGGACGCTGTTCCGGGGGGACCGGTTCTCCTTCACCACGCACCTGGGCGGTGGTGACGGCACCACCCGCCGGGGCGGCGGTGACGAGGGCCGCTGA
- a CDS encoding peptidase, with the protein MSPTSCARLRDARARAALGLAAGIAVPAALLGGPQAAAHPAPNAPASLTTGTAATGAAADEQPPCGAPGDKEFPIAARMHGAPTTYASGGGYGTWFLDLTNTTGTSCGALHPVLVLTDEDRRLAADQIQVKFSQPGRPGTEHRVTWESTDQDEQIGVFDGGGEGFAGFTVPAGSTVSVRVRMAFTSDAVPGRVTAHAAVVQRHHQDKAKGGGREDGDWVGESGAYRFVIVDGVTGAFPRPERSGADVGGRTDVPAEPRPRTETSPSAPAPTGTGSRTPEPVRPGDPDGSAPPRVDGGGKERPVLPPHYGTGRPLPELARTGPELLPWAGAAAALLVLCGGALVVKGRRMRRAAG; encoded by the coding sequence ATGTCCCCCACCTCCTGCGCGCGGCTGCGTGACGCCCGTGCGCGCGCCGCCCTCGGGCTGGCCGCCGGGATCGCGGTGCCCGCCGCGCTCCTGGGCGGTCCGCAGGCCGCCGCCCACCCGGCCCCGAACGCCCCCGCCTCCTTAACCACGGGAACGGCGGCCACCGGTGCGGCCGCCGATGAGCAACCCCCCTGCGGGGCCCCGGGGGACAAGGAGTTCCCCATCGCGGCCCGGATGCACGGCGCCCCGACGACGTACGCCTCCGGCGGCGGCTACGGCACCTGGTTCCTCGACCTCACCAACACCACCGGCACCTCCTGCGGCGCCCTGCATCCGGTGCTCGTGCTCACCGACGAGGACCGGAGGCTGGCCGCCGACCAGATCCAGGTGAAGTTCTCCCAGCCCGGCCGCCCCGGAACCGAACACCGGGTCACCTGGGAGAGCACCGACCAGGACGAGCAGATCGGGGTCTTCGACGGGGGCGGCGAGGGCTTCGCGGGGTTCACCGTCCCCGCCGGGAGCACCGTCAGCGTCCGGGTCCGGATGGCGTTCACCTCCGACGCCGTGCCCGGCCGGGTCACCGCCCACGCCGCCGTCGTCCAGCGCCACCACCAGGACAAGGCCAAGGGGGGCGGCCGTGAGGACGGGGACTGGGTGGGGGAGTCGGGGGCGTACCGGTTCGTGATCGTCGACGGGGTCACCGGCGCGTTCCCCCGCCCGGAGCGCTCCGGGGCGGACGTCGGGGGCCGTACGGACGTTCCCGCCGAGCCCCGCCCCCGTACGGAGACATCCCCCTCCGCGCCCGCACCCACGGGCACCGGCTCCCGTACCCCGGAACCCGTCCGTCCGGGCGACCCCGACGGTTCGGCGCCTCCCCGGGTGGACGGCGGCGGCAAGGAACGGCCCGTCCTGCCGCCCCACTACGGGACCGGGCGCCCGCTCCCCGAGCTCGCCCGCACCGGTCCGGAGCTCCTGCCCTGGGCCGGGGCCGCCGCCGCGCTGCTCGTCCTCTGCGGCGGGGCCCTCGTGGTGAAGGGCCGCCGGATGCGCCGGGCGGCGGGCTGA
- a CDS encoding TetR family transcriptional regulator: protein MRTNTGPPDRKRPSFIERARRAQIVEAAAAVVAEVGYAHTSFARIAEKAGISKSVITYHFSGKDEILRLVATQFFGQGWQYMEARIAAQETAAGQVRAWIESELDFFGAHRTEFLAMRDIMANHRSEDGSYAYTDELAEEVDGLAEILARGQRDGELRPFDTRGVADIILRCASGVLESWAMDPGTDLKGQTAVLLDFIDHAIGKDPA from the coding sequence ATGCGAACGAATACCGGTCCGCCCGACCGGAAACGCCCGTCGTTCATCGAGCGGGCCCGCCGCGCCCAGATCGTCGAGGCCGCCGCCGCAGTGGTGGCGGAAGTCGGGTACGCCCACACCTCGTTCGCGCGGATCGCCGAGAAGGCCGGCATCAGCAAAAGCGTGATCACGTACCACTTCAGCGGCAAGGACGAGATCCTCCGCCTGGTGGCGACCCAGTTCTTCGGCCAGGGCTGGCAGTACATGGAGGCCCGGATCGCGGCGCAGGAGACGGCCGCCGGGCAGGTGCGGGCCTGGATCGAGTCCGAGCTGGACTTCTTCGGCGCCCACCGCACCGAGTTCCTCGCGATGCGCGACATCATGGCCAACCACCGGAGCGAGGACGGTTCGTACGCCTACACCGACGAACTCGCCGAGGAGGTCGACGGACTCGCGGAGATCCTGGCCCGGGGGCAGCGCGACGGCGAGTTGCGGCCGTTCGACACGCGGGGGGTCGCCGACATCATCCTGCGCTGCGCCAGCGGTGTCCTGGAGTCGTGGGCCATGGACCCCGGCACCGATCTGAAGGGGCAGACCGCTGTGCTCCTGGACTTCATCGACCACGCCATCGGGAAGGACCCGGCATGA
- a CDS encoding TetR family transcriptional regulator has translation MTRAETKGRNRRALLDAAFRVVSRDGHRARLDEIAERAGLTTGAVYSLFGSKSGLLGALVTEYLQPHYEEIERAVPADADLLGAVDAFARYYRRSCDAADAPADQSLQFTLLDMALHDAEVGPRLAASVRAGEERLIALFTGRPHEGAPVTQRQAQRLATALRAVLIGLSQGVLLGLAPGADEQYFADTARALVSGASLLDGGGEGGGPEGGPSVGPSAG, from the coding sequence ATGACGAGGGCCGAAACCAAGGGACGCAACCGCCGCGCCCTCCTGGACGCGGCGTTCCGCGTCGTCTCCCGGGACGGGCACCGGGCCCGGCTCGACGAGATCGCCGAGCGGGCCGGGCTGACCACCGGGGCGGTGTACTCGCTGTTCGGCAGCAAGAGCGGCTTGCTGGGCGCGCTGGTCACCGAGTACCTCCAGCCGCACTACGAGGAGATCGAGCGGGCGGTCCCGGCCGACGCCGATCTCCTGGGTGCGGTCGACGCCTTCGCCCGGTACTACCGGCGGAGCTGTGATGCCGCCGACGCTCCGGCCGACCAGTCGTTGCAGTTCACCCTGCTGGACATGGCCCTGCACGACGCCGAGGTGGGGCCCCGGCTGGCCGCGTCGGTCCGGGCGGGGGAGGAGCGGCTGATCGCCCTGTTCACCGGCCGGCCGCACGAGGGGGCCCCGGTGACACAGCGTCAGGCGCAGCGCCTGGCCACCGCGTTGAGGGCCGTGCTCATCGGCCTCAGCCAGGGCGTGCTTCTCGGCCTCGCTCCGGGCGCCGACGAGCAGTACTTCGCCGACACGGCCCGGGCGTTGGTGTCGGGGGCGAGTCTGCTCGACGGCGGGGGCGAGGGCGGGGGGCCCGAGGGCGGGCCTTCCGTGGGCCCGTCAGCCGGGTGA
- a CDS encoding oxidoreductase: MVANAPLRVALVGYGLAGSVFHAPLIAATDGLVLDTVVTANEERRAEARAAHPDVRFAASPDELWERADELDLVVIASPNKTHVSLATAALKAGLPVVVDKPIAGTAAEARELAALAEERGLLLSVFQNRRWDNDFRTLAALIADGELGEVQRFESRFERWRPQPKGGWRESGDPEEIGGLLYDLGSHVVDQALVLFGPAVRVYAEADVRRPGAAADDDTFIAITHANGVRSHLYVSATTAQLGPRFRVLGSTAGYVKYGLDPQEAALRAGLRPAAGEPWGEEVEEVWGRIGSGESPLTGGGTPVRTLPGDYPAYYAAVTAAIRGTGENPVTALQAAAALDVLEAARRSAREGVTVTLPGNLPHEEHPA; this comes from the coding sequence ATGGTTGCCAACGCCCCTCTCCGCGTCGCCCTCGTCGGCTACGGCCTGGCCGGTTCCGTCTTCCACGCCCCGTTGATCGCGGCGACCGACGGCCTGGTCCTCGACACGGTCGTCACGGCGAACGAGGAGCGCCGGGCCGAGGCCCGCGCCGCCCACCCGGACGTGCGGTTCGCCGCCTCGCCGGACGAGCTGTGGGAGCGCGCGGACGAGCTGGACCTGGTCGTGATCGCCTCCCCGAACAAGACGCACGTCTCCCTCGCGACGGCCGCGCTCAAGGCCGGTCTCCCCGTGGTCGTGGACAAACCGATCGCCGGGACCGCCGCCGAGGCGCGCGAGCTGGCGGCGCTCGCCGAGGAGCGCGGGCTGCTGCTCTCGGTCTTCCAGAACCGCCGCTGGGACAACGACTTCCGCACCCTCGCCGCGCTGATCGCCGACGGCGAGCTGGGCGAGGTGCAGCGCTTCGAGTCCCGGTTCGAGCGCTGGCGTCCGCAGCCGAAGGGCGGCTGGCGCGAGTCGGGCGACCCGGAGGAGATCGGCGGGCTGCTGTACGACCTGGGCAGCCATGTCGTCGACCAGGCACTGGTGCTGTTCGGACCGGCGGTACGGGTGTACGCGGAGGCCGACGTACGGCGTCCGGGCGCGGCGGCGGACGACGACACCTTCATCGCGATCACGCATGCGAACGGGGTCCGCTCGCACCTGTACGTCAGCGCCACCACGGCCCAGCTCGGCCCCCGCTTCCGGGTGCTCGGCTCGACGGCGGGCTATGTGAAGTACGGCCTGGACCCGCAGGAGGCGGCCCTGCGCGCCGGTCTGCGCCCGGCGGCCGGGGAGCCGTGGGGCGAGGAGGTCGAGGAGGTGTGGGGCCGGATCGGTTCCGGCGAGTCCCCGCTGACCGGCGGCGGCACCCCGGTCCGTACGCTGCCCGGCGACTACCCCGCGTACTACGCCGCCGTCACCGCCGCGATCCGCGGAACGGGCGAGAACCCGGTCACCGCGCTCCAGGCGGCAGCGGCCCTGGACGTCCTGGAGGCGGCGCGCCGCTCGGCCCGCGAAGGCGTCACCGTAACCCTGCCCGGAAACCTCCCCCACGAGGAGCACCCCGCATGA
- a CDS encoding 2-hydroxyhepta-2,4-diene-1,7-dioate isomerase yields MKLLRVGTAGAERPALLDRDGILRDLSGIVPDIDGDLLADASTLDRVRAAAGTPGVLPALDPAGLRVGPPLGRIGKIVCIGLNYHDHAAETGADIPAEPILFFKAPDTVVGPEDTVLVPRGSRKTDWEVELAVVIGRTARYLGSAEEGLAHVAGYATAHDVSEREFQIERGGTWDKGKNCETFNPLGPWLVTADEVPDPQALPLRLWVNGELKQDGTTADQIFPVGEVVRYLSHFMTLYPGDVINTGTPAGVAMGQPDPKPYLKAGDVVELEVEGLGRQRQELKDA; encoded by the coding sequence TTGAAGCTGCTTCGAGTCGGTACGGCGGGCGCGGAGCGCCCCGCACTTCTCGACCGGGACGGGATTCTGCGTGATCTGTCGGGGATCGTTCCCGACATCGACGGCGATCTGCTCGCCGACGCCTCGACCCTCGACCGGGTACGGGCAGCCGCCGGCACCCCCGGTGTGCTGCCCGCTCTCGATCCGGCGGGGCTGCGCGTCGGGCCGCCGCTGGGGCGCATCGGCAAGATCGTGTGCATCGGGCTGAACTACCACGACCACGCCGCCGAGACGGGGGCGGACATCCCGGCGGAGCCGATCCTGTTCTTCAAGGCCCCCGACACCGTCGTCGGGCCCGAGGACACCGTGCTCGTACCGCGCGGCAGCCGCAAGACGGACTGGGAGGTCGAACTCGCCGTCGTCATCGGCCGCACCGCCCGCTATCTCGGCTCGGCGGAGGAGGGGCTCGCCCATGTCGCCGGGTACGCCACCGCCCACGACGTCTCCGAGCGCGAGTTCCAGATCGAGCGCGGCGGCACCTGGGACAAGGGCAAGAACTGCGAGACGTTCAACCCGCTGGGCCCCTGGCTCGTCACCGCCGACGAGGTGCCCGACCCGCAGGCCCTCCCGCTGCGGCTCTGGGTCAACGGCGAGCTGAAGCAGGACGGCACCACCGCCGACCAGATCTTCCCGGTGGGTGAGGTCGTCCGCTATCTCAGCCACTTCATGACGCTCTACCCGGGCGATGTGATCAACACCGGTACGCCCGCCGGGGTCGCCATGGGGCAGCCCGATCCGAAGCCGTACCTGAAGGCGGGGGACGTGGTGGAGCTGGAGGTGGAGGGGCTGGGGCGGCAGCGCCAGGAGCTGAAGGACGCGTAA
- a CDS encoding class E sortase has protein sequence MGVGRTRRKPAASVAEGFTVRSPRLRGRGLLARGLWVSAELVVTLGVVLLLLVAHQLWWTNQLAREDAGRTVQALQREWGQPSPPVEEGGEVRAVGGGGEESALGGSGASSGSVGSAPSRGPAPSARTSPRWDHAYAVLRIPRIGLTAPVAEGTDKGGVLDRGYVGHYSRTAQAGQAGNFALAGHRNTHGEPFRRIDRLRPGDRITVETRDAVYTYTVDKSLARTAPSDSGVIAPVPRSNITTSAGYSEPGYYLTLTTCTPEFSSRYRLIVWGKLTAMRPR, from the coding sequence ATGGGCGTGGGGCGGACGCGGAGGAAGCCGGCGGCCTCCGTGGCCGAGGGCTTCACCGTGCGGTCCCCGCGGCTCCGTGGGCGGGGTCTTCTCGCGCGGGGGCTGTGGGTCTCCGCCGAGCTCGTCGTCACCCTCGGGGTCGTTCTTCTCCTTCTCGTCGCCCACCAGCTGTGGTGGACCAACCAGCTGGCCCGCGAGGACGCCGGGCGTACCGTCCAGGCCCTCCAGCGGGAGTGGGGCCAGCCCTCCCCACCCGTCGAGGAGGGTGGTGAGGTCCGTGCTGTTGGCGGTGGTGGTGAAGAGTCGGCCTTGGGGGGCTCGGGTGCGTCCTCCGGTTCCGTCGGTTCCGCGCCTTCCCGCGGTCCCGCCCCGTCCGCCCGCACCTCCCCCCGCTGGGACCACGCCTACGCCGTCCTGCGCATCCCCCGCATCGGCCTCACCGCCCCCGTCGCCGAGGGCACCGACAAGGGCGGCGTCCTCGACCGGGGGTACGTCGGGCACTACTCCCGTACGGCCCAGGCCGGGCAGGCCGGGAACTTCGCGCTCGCCGGGCATCGCAACACCCACGGCGAGCCCTTCCGGCGCATCGACCGGCTGCGGCCCGGCGACCGGATCACCGTGGAGACCAGGGACGCCGTGTACACGTACACCGTCGACAAGAGCCTCGCCCGGACCGCGCCCTCCGACAGCGGGGTCATCGCGCCCGTCCCGCGCAGCAACATCACCACCTCCGCCGGGTACAGCGAACCCGGGTACTACCTGACTCTCACCACCTGCACCCCCGAGTTCAGCTCCCGTTACCGCCTCATCGTCTGGGGGAAACTCACCGCCATGCGCCCCCGATGA